Genomic window (Streptomyces sp. SLBN-31):
ATGGCCATGCCGCTGCGTCAGTCCATCAAAGTCGCTACATACTTGGCCGAACAGAAGCTCCGCAAGCGGGACAAGTTCCCGCTGATCGTGGAGCTGGAGCCTCTCTTCGCATGCAACCTGAAGTGCGAGGGCTGCGGCAAGATCCAGCATCCGGCGGGCGTGCTCAAACAGCGCATGCCGGTCGCGCAGGCCGTGGGAGCGGTGCTGGAGTCGGGTGCCCCGATGGTGTCCATCGCCGGCGGCGAGCCCCTGATGCACCCTCAGATCGATGAGATCGTGCGGCAGTTGGTGGCCAGGAAGAAGTACGTCTTCCTCTGCACCAACGCCATGCTGCTGCGCAAGAAGATGGACAAGTTCAAGCCCTCTCCCTACTTCGCCTTCGCCGTGCACATCGACGGACTGCGCGAGCGGCACGACGAGTCGGTGGCGAAGGAGGGCGTCTTCGACGAGGCCGTCGAGGCGATCAAGGAGGCCAAGCGGCGCGGCTTCCGGGTCACCACCAACTCCACCTTCTTCAACACCGACACCCCGCAGACCATCATCGAGGTGCTCAACTTCCTCAACGACGACCTCAAGGTCGACGAGATGATGATCTCGCCCGCCTATGCCTACGAGAAGGCGCCCGACCAGGAGCACTTCCTGGGCGTGGAGCAGACCCGCGAGCTGTTCAAGAAGGCCTTCGCGGGCGGCAACCGCCGCAAGTGGAGGCTCAACCACTCGCCGCTGTTCCTCGACTTCCTCGAGGGCAAGGTCGACTTCCCCTGCACCGCCTGGGCGATCCCGAACTACTCGCTCTTCGGCTGGCAGCGCCCCTGCTACCTGATGAGCGACGGGTACGTGCCGACGTACCGCGAGCTGATCGAGGAGACGGACTGGGACAAGTACGGCCGCGGCAAGGACCCGCGCTGCGCCAACTGCATGGCGCACTGCGGCTACGAGCCCACCGCCGTCCTCGCCACCATGGGGTCCCTGAAGGAGTCCCTGCGCGCCATGCGCGAGACGGTCTCCGGA
Coding sequences:
- the hpnH gene encoding adenosyl-hopene transferase HpnH codes for the protein MAMPLRQSIKVATYLAEQKLRKRDKFPLIVELEPLFACNLKCEGCGKIQHPAGVLKQRMPVAQAVGAVLESGAPMVSIAGGEPLMHPQIDEIVRQLVARKKYVFLCTNAMLLRKKMDKFKPSPYFAFAVHIDGLRERHDESVAKEGVFDEAVEAIKEAKRRGFRVTTNSTFFNTDTPQTIIEVLNFLNDDLKVDEMMISPAYAYEKAPDQEHFLGVEQTRELFKKAFAGGNRRKWRLNHSPLFLDFLEGKVDFPCTAWAIPNYSLFGWQRPCYLMSDGYVPTYRELIEETDWDKYGRGKDPRCANCMAHCGYEPTAVLATMGSLKESLRAMRETVSGNRE